One part of the Thermococcus radiotolerans genome encodes these proteins:
- a CDS encoding zinc finger domain-containing protein, whose translation MEAKFEIPVCTSCGKEITPREHATHFVCPNCGEEIIWRCESCRVLSVPYKCPKCGWEGP comes from the coding sequence GTGGAAGCCAAGTTCGAGATACCCGTATGCACATCATGCGGAAAGGAGATAACCCCAAGGGAGCACGCCACTCACTTCGTCTGCCCGAACTGTGGCGAGGAGATAATCTGGCGCTGCGAAAGCTGCAGGGTCCTAAGCGTCCCCTACAAGTGCCCCAAGTGCGGCTGGGAGGGGCCGTGA
- a CDS encoding IGHMBP2 family helicase has protein sequence MDEKLEKFISRLKVLVEIERKAEIEAMRAEMKRLSGREREKVGRAVLGLNGKVVGEELGYFLVKYGRDREIKTEISVGDLVVVSRRDPLKSDLVGTVVEKGKRFITVALETVPEWALKGARIDLYANDITFKRWLENLEALRESGRKALELYLGLREPEESEALEFTPFDRSLNGSQRKAVAKALGSPDFFLIHGPFGTGKTRTLAELTRQEVERGNRVLATAESNVAVDNLVERLVDSGLKVVRVGHPSRVSKSLHETTLAYLITQHELYGELRDLRVIGQNLAEKRDTFTKPSPKYRRGLSDKEILRLASKGIGTRGVPARLIREMAEWIKINRQVQKTFDDARKLEERIAREIIREADVVLTTNSSAGLDVVDYGSYDVAVIDEATQATIPSVLIPINRARRFVLAGDHKQLPPTILSEKAKELGNTLFEGLIERYPRKSEMLTVQYRMNERLMEFPSREFYGGRIEADESIRAITLADLGVKSPTRNGSWDEVLRPDNVLVFVDTSGREDRFERQRYGSESRENPLEARLVKETVERLLKLGVKPEWIGVITPYDDQRDLIRSLLPEEVEVKTVDGYQGREKEVILLSFVRSNGKGELGFLKDLRRLNVSLTRAKRKLILIGDSSTLSAHPTYKRLVEFVGERETVVDARKLGV, from the coding sequence ATGGACGAAAAACTGGAGAAGTTCATCTCTCGCCTCAAGGTACTCGTTGAGATTGAGCGTAAGGCCGAGATAGAGGCGATGCGCGCCGAGATGAAGCGTCTTTCCGGTCGCGAGAGGGAGAAGGTCGGGAGGGCCGTTCTGGGACTCAACGGGAAGGTCGTCGGGGAGGAGCTGGGCTACTTTTTGGTGAAATACGGCCGCGATAGAGAGATAAAGACCGAGATAAGCGTTGGCGATCTGGTGGTTGTCAGCAGGAGAGACCCGCTGAAGAGCGACCTGGTTGGAACGGTCGTCGAGAAGGGAAAGCGGTTCATAACGGTCGCCCTTGAAACCGTTCCGGAGTGGGCATTAAAGGGTGCTCGCATCGACCTCTACGCCAACGACATAACCTTCAAGCGCTGGCTTGAGAACCTTGAGGCCCTTCGTGAGAGCGGGAGGAAGGCTCTGGAGCTCTACCTCGGTCTGAGGGAGCCGGAAGAAAGTGAGGCCCTTGAGTTCACGCCCTTTGATAGGAGTCTGAACGGGAGCCAGAGGAAGGCGGTTGCCAAAGCCCTTGGAAGCCCTGACTTCTTCCTTATCCACGGTCCGTTTGGAACAGGCAAGACGAGAACTCTGGCCGAGCTGACAAGGCAGGAGGTGGAGAGGGGCAACAGGGTTCTGGCAACGGCGGAGAGCAACGTTGCCGTGGACAACCTCGTGGAGAGACTCGTTGACTCCGGTTTGAAGGTCGTCCGCGTTGGCCACCCGAGCAGGGTCTCAAAGAGCCTCCACGAGACGACTCTAGCTTACCTCATAACTCAGCATGAGCTCTACGGTGAGCTGAGAGATCTGAGGGTTATTGGCCAGAATTTAGCGGAAAAGCGCGACACGTTCACTAAGCCCTCGCCGAAGTACAGGCGCGGGCTGAGCGACAAGGAGATCCTCAGGCTGGCCTCAAAGGGCATCGGGACGAGGGGCGTTCCGGCAAGGCTGATCAGGGAGATGGCGGAGTGGATAAAAATCAACCGGCAGGTTCAGAAGACCTTCGACGATGCCAGAAAGCTTGAGGAGAGAATCGCGAGGGAAATCATCCGAGAGGCGGACGTTGTCTTGACGACGAACTCCTCGGCTGGACTGGATGTCGTTGACTACGGCTCATACGATGTCGCGGTAATAGACGAGGCCACCCAGGCAACCATCCCAAGCGTCCTCATACCCATCAACCGCGCGAGGCGGTTCGTTTTGGCCGGAGACCACAAGCAGCTGCCCCCGACGATACTCAGCGAGAAGGCGAAGGAGTTAGGCAATACGCTCTTCGAGGGCCTGATTGAGCGCTATCCCAGGAAGAGCGAGATGCTCACAGTCCAGTACAGAATGAACGAACGCCTGATGGAGTTCCCGAGCAGGGAGTTCTACGGCGGTAGAATAGAAGCGGATGAGAGCATTAGGGCGATAACCCTCGCAGACCTCGGGGTTAAAAGCCCCACGCGCAATGGTTCATGGGACGAAGTCCTCAGGCCAGATAACGTCCTGGTCTTCGTGGACACCTCTGGGAGGGAAGACCGCTTCGAGAGGCAGCGCTATGGGAGCGAGAGCAGGGAGAACCCGCTCGAGGCGAGGCTGGTTAAGGAAACAGTTGAGAGGCTGTTAAAGCTCGGGGTTAAGCCCGAGTGGATTGGAGTGATTACCCCCTACGACGACCAGCGCGACCTGATACGCTCGCTCCTGCCGGAGGAAGTCGAGGTGAAGACTGTGGATGGATACCAGGGGAGGGAAAAGGAGGTAATCCTCCTGTCCTTCGTCCGCTCCAACGGGAAGGGCGAGCTGGGATTCCTGAAGGATTTGAGGCGCTTGAACGTCTCGCTGACGAGGGCTAAGAGGAAGCTGATTTTGATAGGCGATTCCTCGACTTTGAGTGCCCATCCAACTTATAAACGGCTGGTGGAGTTTGTGGGTGAGAGGGAGACTGTGGTCGATGCCAGAAAACTGGGGGTGTGA
- a CDS encoding tetratricopeptide repeat protein, with amino-acid sequence MADVKVEWENALAEKNCEKLLELFDDYIDSIESEEELKRELERLGEVSVECEDPYDLLHEIAHVYAHLDDIEAGIGLYRKVAEAKKAEPEEYATALYYLADAYEHFGMPEKAIETYEELLRLEEDVLKNEREIALTLANMAVNYDEMGNTERAIELMERARDIFERLGDEKNHMISLLDLAHFRYELGDYDAAEALINEVLRSPREDEIEINARLVEAEIFAGREEYEKAFRAIRDALVKAINVSDDIFGLVFDTLVDFIEGLFNEGSYGVVAENMESFAELFEDDTAYFFRAIAELARWKAGDEEAKERFDELYSKVENEELRSVLDEWKRPKLSLSLGL; translated from the coding sequence ATGGCCGACGTTAAAGTCGAATGGGAGAATGCCCTAGCCGAGAAGAACTGTGAGAAACTGCTGGAGCTCTTTGATGATTACATTGATTCAATCGAGAGCGAGGAGGAACTTAAAAGGGAACTCGAGCGGCTCGGGGAAGTATCGGTTGAGTGCGAAGACCCTTACGACCTGCTCCACGAGATTGCCCACGTTTACGCCCATCTAGACGACATCGAGGCCGGAATAGGCCTTTACAGGAAAGTGGCCGAGGCCAAGAAGGCCGAGCCCGAGGAGTACGCGACTGCTCTCTATTACCTGGCCGACGCCTACGAGCACTTCGGCATGCCTGAGAAGGCGATAGAGACCTACGAGGAGCTGCTCAGGCTCGAGGAGGATGTTCTCAAGAACGAGAGGGAGATAGCGCTCACGCTGGCTAACATGGCTGTGAACTACGACGAGATGGGCAACACAGAGAGGGCGATAGAGCTGATGGAGCGCGCTAGGGACATCTTCGAGAGGCTCGGCGATGAGAAGAACCACATGATAAGCCTCCTCGATCTGGCGCACTTCAGGTACGAGCTCGGAGACTATGACGCGGCCGAGGCGCTGATAAACGAGGTTCTCAGGAGCCCTAGGGAGGACGAGATTGAGATAAACGCCAGGCTGGTGGAGGCGGAGATATTCGCCGGAAGGGAGGAGTACGAGAAGGCCTTCAGAGCTATACGGGACGCTCTCGTCAAGGCTATCAATGTAAGCGACGATATTTTTGGCCTGGTCTTCGACACGCTGGTTGATTTCATCGAGGGGCTCTTCAACGAGGGTTCCTACGGCGTTGTCGCGGAGAACATGGAGTCCTTTGCGGAACTCTTCGAGGACGACACCGCTTACTTCTTCAGGGCTATCGCGGAGCTGGCGCGGTGGAAGGCTGGAGATGAGGAGGCCAAGGAGCGCTTTGACGAGCTCTACTCCAAGGTGGAGAACGAGGAGCTTCGCTCGGTTCTGGACGAGTGGAAGAGGCCGAAGCTGAGTTTGAGCTTGGGGCTCTGA
- a CDS encoding anaerobic ribonucleoside triphosphate reductase — MEIVKKDVIHEYAGWSSLDVLENANRYPGPTGFFAYVMEEALKESISLVPKEGREAHFSGDVYIHKLPYSLYIPYCTGHSTARLLETGLKTPTIVSRPARHFDTYVDHIANYLITMQHYFSGAQALSSVEWYAGPFIRRENFDRRKIRQQIQRLVYNLNYPSRVGMQTPFTNFTVTLDAPKKMLEGDHAVYAGEKVEALGEYEREAKEFLIALTEILREGDALRQPFTFPIPTLMVTAKMLWDDPEVFEAVFKTASKRGSFYWLNTNVVDPDASYAMCCRLNIDKSEFMYAFGFNAEDTKEQWLKEVERGRFGGLWAMPDVTGSVNVTTVNLPRLALKANGDDDKFWEEYEKVLDVVRATTDWFRERYVRLITSYRHMYSMIHTYLKEFPGSHFNTVGILGLPEAASIYLNEPNLWEEGSRREWMKAAELMKEMVEFATTKAREWMRESGTPWNVEEVPGESAAAKLAIKDLHEFRELEGYLSDPENPIYSTSIAPYYGSLELADRIRVEEKVQRSFTGGVMMHIFLGEEPDPEALAKLTKRLMRTELVYWSYTPAVTVCNECGHSTTGLHTHCPRCGSENVEVWSRIIGYYRPLKNWNPFRKKEFWTRRHYSS; from the coding sequence ATGGAGATAGTGAAAAAGGATGTAATCCATGAGTACGCGGGCTGGAGCAGTCTGGATGTTCTGGAGAACGCAAACCGCTATCCCGGTCCGACCGGCTTCTTCGCCTACGTGATGGAGGAGGCATTGAAGGAGAGCATCTCGCTCGTCCCAAAGGAGGGCAGGGAGGCCCACTTCTCGGGTGACGTTTACATCCACAAGCTCCCCTACAGCCTCTACATTCCCTACTGCACCGGCCACAGCACGGCGCGGCTCCTTGAGACGGGGCTGAAAACGCCGACGATAGTTTCTCGGCCTGCCAGGCACTTCGACACCTACGTTGACCACATTGCGAACTACCTCATAACGATGCAGCACTACTTCAGCGGCGCCCAAGCCCTGAGCTCGGTCGAATGGTACGCCGGGCCCTTCATCAGGAGAGAAAACTTCGACAGGCGTAAAATCAGACAGCAGATTCAGCGATTGGTTTACAACCTCAACTACCCGAGCAGGGTTGGAATGCAGACGCCTTTCACAAACTTCACCGTAACTTTAGACGCTCCGAAGAAGATGCTCGAAGGGGACCACGCGGTCTACGCTGGAGAGAAAGTCGAAGCACTCGGCGAGTACGAGAGGGAAGCGAAGGAGTTCCTTATCGCTCTAACCGAAATCCTCCGCGAGGGCGATGCACTTCGCCAGCCATTCACCTTCCCTATTCCGACGCTGATGGTTACAGCCAAGATGCTCTGGGACGACCCGGAGGTCTTTGAGGCTGTTTTTAAGACCGCTTCAAAGCGCGGGAGCTTCTACTGGTTGAACACGAACGTCGTAGACCCAGACGCGAGCTACGCGATGTGCTGCCGCCTAAATATCGACAAAAGTGAGTTTATGTACGCTTTTGGCTTCAATGCAGAAGATACCAAAGAGCAGTGGCTTAAAGAAGTTGAGAGGGGGCGCTTCGGTGGGCTCTGGGCGATGCCCGACGTCACCGGCTCGGTGAACGTCACCACCGTGAACCTCCCGAGGCTGGCTTTAAAGGCCAACGGCGATGACGATAAGTTCTGGGAGGAGTACGAGAAGGTTCTTGACGTTGTTAGAGCCACAACCGACTGGTTCAGGGAGCGCTACGTGAGGCTGATTACCTCTTACAGGCACATGTACAGCATGATTCACACCTACCTGAAGGAGTTCCCGGGCAGCCACTTCAACACCGTCGGAATCCTCGGCCTTCCCGAAGCTGCTTCGATTTACCTCAACGAGCCCAACCTCTGGGAAGAAGGCTCAAGAAGGGAGTGGATGAAAGCGGCGGAGCTGATGAAGGAGATGGTCGAGTTCGCGACGACAAAGGCGAGGGAGTGGATGCGCGAGAGCGGGACGCCCTGGAACGTTGAGGAAGTACCCGGTGAGAGCGCCGCGGCGAAGCTCGCTATAAAAGACCTGCATGAGTTCCGGGAGCTTGAAGGGTACCTCAGCGATCCGGAGAACCCTATTTACTCGACTAGCATAGCGCCCTACTACGGTTCCCTCGAACTGGCCGACAGGATAAGGGTCGAGGAAAAGGTTCAGAGGAGCTTCACGGGTGGAGTTATGATGCACATCTTCCTCGGCGAGGAGCCGGATCCGGAGGCGTTAGCCAAGCTCACGAAGAGGCTCATGAGGACGGAGCTCGTCTACTGGAGCTACACCCCAGCGGTTACTGTCTGCAACGAGTGTGGACACTCGACGACCGGTCTGCACACCCACTGCCCGCGCTGTGGAAGCGAGAACGTTGAGGTCTGGAGCAGGATAATTGGATATTACAGACCGCTCAAGAACTGGAACCCCTTCAGGAAGAAGGAGTTCTGGACGAGGAGGCACTACTCCTCATGA
- the taw3 gene encoding tRNA(Phe) 7-((3-amino-3-carboxypropyl)-4-demethylwyosine(37)-N(4))-methyltransferase Taw3: MFLYTKNFDEQKARAMEGLRRALAEGKVDDDIIPLLDKINSLENYFTTSSCSGRISVMEMPHFGDKVNSVWLGKWHRTVKVEEVLEAIGRHEKGQLWFLIRSPILHVGARTMEDAVKLLNLAIGLGFKYSNIKSVSHKKLLVEIRSTERMDVPLGTDGELWVDEAYIERIVGIANSQVRRFKGKLKRLGEEVEKIENAHQSP, translated from the coding sequence ATGTTCCTCTACACCAAGAACTTCGATGAGCAGAAGGCGAGGGCGATGGAAGGCCTCAGGCGGGCCTTAGCCGAGGGCAAGGTGGATGATGACATAATCCCACTGCTCGATAAAATAAACTCCCTTGAGAACTACTTCACCACCTCCTCGTGCTCGGGCAGGATTTCGGTCATGGAGATGCCCCACTTCGGAGACAAGGTGAACTCGGTCTGGCTCGGCAAGTGGCACAGAACCGTCAAAGTCGAGGAAGTCCTTGAGGCTATCGGGAGACACGAAAAGGGCCAGCTCTGGTTCCTGATCAGGAGCCCGATTCTTCACGTCGGGGCGAGAACCATGGAGGACGCTGTAAAACTGCTCAACCTCGCCATCGGCCTGGGCTTCAAGTACTCGAACATCAAGAGCGTGAGCCACAAGAAGCTCCTCGTTGAGATACGCTCCACCGAGAGGATGGACGTTCCGCTCGGTACCGATGGGGAGCTCTGGGTCGATGAGGCCTACATCGAGAGAATAGTTGGAATTGCCAACTCCCAGGTAAGGCGCTTCAAGGGGAAGCTCAAGAGGCTGGGGGAAGAGGTTGAAAAGATAGAGAACGCCCACCAGTCACCTTAA
- a CDS encoding anaerobic ribonucleoside-triphosphate reductase activating protein, whose product MLTSGWKSVSMVDVHGRVTFTLWLCRCNLKCPFCHNWRIAEGLDCFTLDRKALLDELEASSFLVDYFHVTGGEPLMQWRELSSLFAEVKLLDVPVSLNTNLTLIGPLERFLKAGLVDHIATDLKAPPELYGLPEKPAKKLWELFLRGLDVVSDYGVPLELRIPVAKGLNAWPYVEEGIKRASTNFYVVLNPLVGKPLTNPRDEEWCSAHCWPDGEVKELKRKLEELGVEVHVNQFFEFPSGHTGGKIPGRA is encoded by the coding sequence ATGCTCACGAGCGGCTGGAAGAGCGTCAGCATGGTGGACGTCCACGGCAGGGTAACCTTCACGCTCTGGCTCTGCAGGTGCAACCTTAAATGTCCGTTTTGTCACAACTGGCGTATAGCGGAAGGCCTTGACTGCTTCACCCTCGATAGAAAAGCCCTTCTTGACGAGCTTGAAGCGAGTTCCTTCCTAGTGGACTACTTCCACGTCACCGGAGGGGAGCCACTGATGCAGTGGAGGGAGCTGAGTTCGCTCTTCGCTGAGGTGAAGCTCCTCGACGTGCCGGTGAGTTTGAACACGAACCTAACCCTCATTGGTCCGCTGGAGAGGTTTTTAAAGGCCGGCCTCGTTGACCACATAGCGACGGACCTTAAAGCACCGCCCGAACTCTACGGTCTCCCCGAAAAGCCCGCAAAAAAGCTCTGGGAGCTCTTCCTGAGGGGCCTTGATGTGGTTTCCGACTACGGGGTTCCGCTGGAGCTGAGGATTCCTGTGGCGAAGGGCCTAAACGCGTGGCCCTACGTCGAAGAGGGGATCAAAAGGGCCAGCACTAACTTCTACGTCGTCCTGAACCCTCTCGTGGGAAAACCTCTGACCAACCCGAGGGACGAGGAGTGGTGTTCCGCCCACTGCTGGCCGGACGGAGAGGTCAAGGAACTCAAGAGAAAACTCGAAGAGCTCGGCGTCGAGGTTCACGTGAATCAGTTTTTCGAGTTCCCCAGTGGACATACGGGCGGAAAAATTCCCGGCCGGGCTTAA
- a CDS encoding elongation factor 1-beta: protein MADFNLVGVIKVMPTDPEVNLDELEEKLKAVIPEKFGLAKVEREPIAFGLVALKFYVLGKDAEGYSYDEVTELFRQVENVESAEVETVSRI, encoded by the coding sequence ATGGCTGACTTCAACCTTGTTGGCGTTATAAAGGTCATGCCGACCGACCCCGAGGTCAACCTCGACGAGCTCGAGGAGAAGCTCAAGGCCGTCATCCCCGAGAAGTTCGGCCTCGCCAAGGTCGAGCGCGAGCCGATCGCCTTCGGTCTCGTCGCCCTCAAGTTCTACGTTCTCGGAAAGGACGCCGAGGGCTACTCCTACGACGAGGTTACCGAGCTCTTCAGGCAGGTCGAGAACGTCGAGAGCGCGGAAGTTGAGACCGTTTCGAGGATCTGA
- the thsB gene encoding thermosome subunit beta, which translates to MAQLAGQPVVILPEGTQRYVGRDAQRLNILAARIIAETVRTTLGPKGMDKMLVDSLGDIVITNDGATILDEMDIQHPAAKMMVEVAKTQDKEAGDGTTTAVVIAGELLRKAEELLDQNIHPSIVIKGYALAAEKAQEILDEIAKDVDVDDVEMLKKAAVTAITGKAAEEEREYLANIAVEAVKQVAEKVDGTYKVDLDNIKFEKKEGGSVKDTRLIRGVVIDKEVVHPGMPKRIENAKIALINEALEVKETETDAEIRITSPEQLQAFLEQEEKMLREMVEKIKEVGANVVFVQKGIDDLAQHYLAKYGIMAVRRVKKSDMEKLAKATGAKIVTNVRDLTSEDLGEAELVEQRKVAGENMIFVEGCKNPKAVTILIRGGTEHVVDEVERALEDAVKVVKDIVEDGKILAAGGAPEIELSIKLDEYAKEVGGKEALAIENFAEALKVIPRTLAENAGLDPIETLVKVIAAHKEKGPTIGVDVFEGEPADMMERGVIAPVRVTKQAIKSASEAAIMILRIDDVIAASKLEKEKEGKGGSEDFGSDLD; encoded by the coding sequence ATGGCCCAGCTCGCTGGACAGCCGGTTGTTATTCTGCCTGAGGGAACCCAGAGGTACGTTGGAAGGGATGCCCAGAGGCTTAACATTCTGGCTGCTAGGATTATTGCTGAAACCGTCAGGACCACCCTCGGTCCGAAGGGCATGGATAAAATGCTCGTCGACAGCCTCGGAGACATCGTCATCACCAACGACGGTGCCACCATCCTCGACGAGATGGACATCCAGCACCCGGCTGCCAAGATGATGGTTGAGGTTGCCAAGACCCAGGACAAGGAGGCCGGTGATGGAACCACTACCGCCGTCGTTATCGCTGGCGAGCTCCTCAGGAAGGCCGAGGAGCTCCTCGACCAGAACATCCACCCGAGCATAGTCATCAAGGGTTACGCCCTGGCCGCCGAGAAGGCCCAGGAGATACTCGATGAGATAGCCAAGGACGTCGACGTTGATGACGTTGAGATGCTCAAGAAGGCCGCCGTCACCGCCATTACCGGAAAGGCCGCCGAGGAGGAGCGCGAGTACCTCGCCAACATCGCCGTCGAGGCCGTCAAGCAGGTCGCCGAGAAGGTCGACGGCACCTACAAGGTCGACCTCGACAACATCAAGTTCGAGAAGAAGGAGGGCGGCAGCGTCAAGGACACCAGGCTCATAAGGGGCGTCGTCATCGACAAGGAGGTCGTTCACCCAGGCATGCCGAAGAGGATTGAGAACGCCAAGATCGCGCTCATCAACGAGGCCCTCGAGGTCAAGGAGACCGAGACCGACGCCGAGATCAGGATCACCAGCCCGGAGCAGCTCCAGGCCTTCCTCGAGCAGGAGGAGAAGATGCTCCGCGAGATGGTCGAGAAGATCAAGGAGGTCGGCGCCAACGTCGTCTTCGTCCAGAAGGGTATCGACGACCTCGCCCAGCACTACCTCGCCAAGTATGGCATAATGGCCGTTAGGAGGGTCAAGAAGAGCGACATGGAGAAGCTCGCCAAGGCCACCGGCGCCAAGATCGTCACCAACGTCCGCGACCTCACCAGCGAGGACCTCGGTGAGGCCGAGCTCGTCGAGCAGAGGAAGGTCGCCGGCGAGAACATGATCTTCGTTGAGGGCTGCAAGAACCCGAAGGCGGTCACCATACTCATCAGGGGCGGTACCGAGCACGTCGTCGACGAGGTCGAGAGGGCTCTCGAGGATGCCGTCAAGGTCGTCAAGGACATCGTCGAGGACGGCAAGATACTCGCCGCCGGCGGTGCTCCTGAGATTGAGCTCAGCATCAAGCTCGACGAGTACGCTAAGGAGGTCGGCGGCAAGGAGGCTCTCGCCATCGAGAACTTCGCTGAGGCCCTCAAGGTCATACCGAGGACCCTGGCAGAGAACGCCGGTCTCGACCCGATCGAGACCCTCGTGAAGGTCATAGCAGCGCACAAGGAGAAGGGACCGACCATCGGCGTCGACGTCTTCGAGGGCGAGCCGGCCGACATGATGGAGCGCGGCGTTATAGCGCCGGTCAGGGTCACCAAGCAGGCCATCAAGAGTGCCAGCGAGGCTGCCATAATGATCCTCAGGATCGACGACGTCATCGCCGCCAGCAAGCTCGAGAAGGAGAAGGAAGGCAAGGGCGGAAGCGAGGACTTCGGTAGCGACCTTGACTGA
- a CDS encoding DUF1464 family protein, translating to MRVIGVDPGTKSFDVIGLEDGRIKLDLTFPSEVVAEDPGRIVKAIEDFNAEVIIGPSGYGVPLKHISELTERDRFEMTLVREEEMKEIPVLLGLQEMVGQMAEKGMNVWFIPGVIHLPTVPEWRKYNKVDMGTADKMAITVLGIYDQAKRLGLECSEVSFVLLEVGFGYNYAGAVKRGKIVDGIGGTIFPGPAYVNSGALDGEVAYLMGRIKKWHLFWGGATVIAANEILPPEEFAKRLDEKPFSKAWEAMKDGFIKAVASELAVVGKAREIILSGRLMRIDELRKDVEDTFEELFEISIVRQRGLEGRAKEAAQGSAIIGDGLAGGQFRELVEHVEIKKSRGSVLDYVKLPLDV from the coding sequence GTGAGGGTCATAGGCGTCGACCCTGGAACCAAGAGCTTCGATGTCATAGGCCTTGAGGACGGAAGGATAAAGCTTGATTTAACCTTTCCGAGCGAGGTTGTTGCGGAGGATCCAGGAAGGATAGTAAAGGCCATCGAGGACTTCAACGCCGAGGTCATAATCGGTCCCTCTGGCTACGGGGTTCCGCTGAAGCACATAAGCGAGCTGACCGAGAGGGACCGCTTCGAGATGACGCTCGTGAGAGAGGAGGAAATGAAGGAAATCCCCGTTCTCCTCGGCCTCCAGGAGATGGTCGGCCAGATGGCCGAGAAGGGCATGAACGTCTGGTTTATTCCTGGGGTCATTCACCTTCCGACCGTCCCGGAGTGGAGGAAGTACAACAAGGTGGACATGGGGACGGCGGACAAGATGGCGATAACCGTGCTCGGCATCTACGACCAGGCGAAGAGGCTTGGACTTGAGTGCAGCGAGGTTTCCTTCGTCCTCCTCGAGGTGGGCTTCGGCTACAACTACGCGGGGGCGGTGAAGAGAGGAAAAATCGTTGACGGCATCGGCGGGACGATATTCCCCGGCCCGGCGTACGTGAACAGCGGTGCCCTCGACGGAGAGGTCGCCTACCTGATGGGAAGGATAAAGAAGTGGCACCTCTTCTGGGGAGGGGCAACGGTGATAGCGGCCAACGAGATACTCCCGCCTGAGGAGTTCGCCAAGCGGCTCGACGAGAAGCCCTTTTCAAAGGCCTGGGAGGCTATGAAGGACGGCTTCATTAAAGCTGTTGCCTCAGAACTTGCCGTCGTTGGGAAGGCCAGGGAGATAATCCTCTCCGGCCGGTTGATGCGCATAGACGAGCTGAGGAAGGACGTGGAGGATACCTTCGAGGAGCTCTTTGAGATTTCGATCGTCAGGCAGAGGGGCCTTGAGGGCAGGGCCAAAGAGGCCGCCCAGGGAAGCGCCATAATCGGCGACGGCCTCGCTGGAGGTCAGTTCAGGGAGCTCGTGGAGCACGTGGAGATAAAGAAGAGCCGTGGAAGCGTCCTCGATTACGTAAAGCTCCCGCTCGATGTTTAA